In the Rhabdothermincola sediminis genome, one interval contains:
- a CDS encoding TIGR03621 family F420-dependent LLM class oxidoreductase gives MAHPRRFRFAAELHEPLPGRTWLDSARELEDLGYSTLFLPDHFDEGPGPIALTAAAAAVTTTLNVGVLVFDCDFRHPAVLARELATIDLLSEGRLEVGLGAGWKRTDYERSGIPMDRPGVRVRRLIEHTRVLKGLFAPGPFNFHGEHYTITELEGTPAPYRPGGPPIIIGGGAPRVLRFAGATADIVGVNASIHSGEIDAEAARDALADRIDQKVRWVKEGAGERFGDLELNAWLAVAQVTDDSAGFASLLAPGFGTEPESVLESPLTLIGSPTEIAERLHDRRERWGYSYHVIPGDQARVLAPVVEALSGQ, from the coding sequence ATGGCACATCCCCGCCGTTTCCGTTTCGCCGCTGAGCTGCACGAGCCGCTGCCCGGACGCACCTGGCTCGACAGCGCCCGGGAGCTCGAGGACCTCGGCTACTCGACGTTGTTCCTGCCCGATCACTTCGACGAGGGACCTGGGCCGATCGCCCTGACTGCCGCAGCCGCCGCGGTGACGACCACCCTCAACGTGGGGGTGCTCGTGTTCGACTGCGACTTCCGCCACCCGGCGGTGCTGGCCCGGGAGCTGGCGACCATCGACCTGCTCTCCGAAGGGCGGCTAGAAGTGGGCCTGGGCGCGGGGTGGAAGCGCACAGACTACGAGCGATCCGGCATCCCGATGGACCGGCCCGGGGTGCGGGTGCGCCGGCTGATCGAGCACACGAGGGTGCTCAAGGGCCTGTTCGCCCCCGGGCCGTTCAACTTCCACGGCGAGCACTACACGATCACCGAGCTGGAGGGCACGCCGGCGCCGTACCGGCCGGGCGGACCGCCGATCATCATCGGCGGCGGGGCGCCTCGGGTGCTGCGCTTCGCCGGCGCGACCGCCGACATCGTCGGCGTGAACGCGTCGATCCACTCCGGGGAGATCGACGCCGAAGCTGCCCGTGACGCGCTGGCGGACCGCATCGACCAGAAAGTGCGATGGGTGAAGGAGGGCGCGGGCGAGCGCTTCGGGGACCTGGAGCTGAACGCCTGGCTGGCGGTCGCGCAGGTGACCGACGACAGCGCCGGCTTCGCATCGCTGCTGGCGCCGGGCTTCGGGACGGAGCCGGAGTCGGTGCTCGAGTCGCCGCTCACCCTCATTGGCTCGCCGACCGAGATCGCCGAGCGGCTGCACGATCGCCGGGAGCGGTGGGGCTACTCGTACCACGTGATCCCCGGGGACCAGGCGAGAGTGCTCGCGCCGGTCGTCGAGGCGCTGAGCGGGCAGTGA